One window of Mus caroli chromosome 11, CAROLI_EIJ_v1.1, whole genome shotgun sequence genomic DNA carries:
- the Nudcd2 gene encoding nudC domain-containing protein 2 isoform X1, which translates to MSAPFEERSGVVPCGTPWGQWYQTLEEVFIEVQVPPGTRAQDIQCGLQSRHVALAVGGREILKGKLFDSTIADEGTWTLEDRKMVRIVLTKTKRDAANCWTSLLESEYAADPWVQDQMQRKLTLERFQKENPGFDFSGAEISGNYTKGGPDFSNLEK; encoded by the exons ATGTCCGCCCCGTTTGAGGAGCGCAGCGGGGTGGTTCCTTGCGGGACTCCGTGGGGACAGTGGTACCAGACCCTGGAGGAGGTGTTCATTGAAGTCCAGGTGCCCCCGGGCACTCGCGCGCAGGACATCCAGTGCGGCCTGCAGAGTCGGCACGTGGCTCTGGCCGTGGGTGGCCGCGAGATCCTCAAG GGGAAATTGTTTGATTCTACAATTGCTGATGAAGGAACATGGACTTTGG aGGATAGAAAAATGGTCCGCATTGTCCTGACAAAAACCAAGAGAGATGCAGCAAACTGTTGGACTTCTCTTTTAGAGTCTGAATATGCAGCTGACCCCTGGGTGCAAGACCAAATGCAGAGAAAACTTACATTAGAGCGATTCCAGAAAGAA AATCCTGGTTTTGACTTTAGTGGAGCAGAAATCTCAGGGAACTACACGAAGGGCGGACCAGATTTCTCTAACCTTGAGAAATGA
- the Ccng1 gene encoding cyclin-G1 produces MIEVLTTDSQKLLHQLNTLLEQESRCQPKVCGLKLIESAHDNGLRMTARLRDFEVKDLLSLTQFFGFDTETFSLAVNLLDRFLSKMKVQAKHLGCVGLSCFYLAVKATEEERNVPLATDLIRISQYRFTVSDLMRMEKIVLEKVCWKVKATTAFQFLQLYYSLIHDTLPFERRNDLNFERLEAQLKACHCRIIFSKAKPSVLALSIIALEIQALKYVELTEGVECIQKHSKISGRDLTFWQELVSKCLTEYSSNKCSKPNGQKLKWIVSGRTARQLKHSYYRITHLPTIPETIC; encoded by the exons ATGATAGAAGTACTGACAACTGACTCTCAGAAACTGCTACACCAGCTGAACACCCTGTTGGAACAGGAGTCTAGATGTCAGCCAAAGGTCTGCGGCTTGAAACTAATTGAGTCTGCCCATGATAATGGCCTCAGAATGACTGCAAGACTACGGGACTTTGAAGTAAAAGATCTACTTAGTCTAACTCAGTTCTTTGGCTTTGACACGGAGACATTTTCCCTAGCTGTGAATTTACTGGACAGATTCTTGTCTAAAATGAAG GTACAGGCGAAGCACCTTGGGTGTGTTGGACTGAGCTGCTTTTATTTGGCTGTGAAAGCGACTGAAGAGGAAAGGAATGTCCCACTGGCGACTGATTTGATCCGAATAAGTCAGTATAGATTCACAGTTTCAGACCTGATGAGAATGGAGAAGATtgtgttggagaaagtgtgttggAAAGTCAAAGCTACTACTGCCTTTCAATTTCTGCAGCTCTATTATTCACTCATTCACGACACCTTGCCATTTGAGAG gagaaacGATCTGAATTTTGAAAGACTAGAAGCCCAACTTAAGGCCTGCCACTGCAGGATCATATTTTCTAAGGCAAAg CCTTCTGTGCTGGCGCTATCCATCATTGCGTTGGAGATCCAAGCACTGAAGTACGTAGAGTTAACAGAAGGAGTAGAATGTATTCAGAAACATTCCAAG ATAAGTGGCCGAGATTTGACCTTCTGGCAAGAGCTTGTTTCCAAGTGTTTAACTGAATATTCATCAAACAAGTGCTCCAAACCAAACGGTCAGAAGTTGAAATGGATTGTGTCTGGACGCACTGCACGGCAACTGAAGCACAGTTATTATAGAATAACTCACCTCCCAACGATTCCTGAGACCATTTGTTAG
- the Nudcd2 gene encoding nudC domain-containing protein 2 isoform X2, whose amino-acid sequence MSAPFEERSGVVPCGTPWGQWYQTLEEVFIEVQVPPGTRAQDIQCGLQSRHVALAVGGREILKGKLFDSTIADEGTWTLESEYAADPWVQDQMQRKLTLERFQKENPGFDFSGAEISGNYTKGGPDFSNLEK is encoded by the exons ATGTCCGCCCCGTTTGAGGAGCGCAGCGGGGTGGTTCCTTGCGGGACTCCGTGGGGACAGTGGTACCAGACCCTGGAGGAGGTGTTCATTGAAGTCCAGGTGCCCCCGGGCACTCGCGCGCAGGACATCCAGTGCGGCCTGCAGAGTCGGCACGTGGCTCTGGCCGTGGGTGGCCGCGAGATCCTCAAG GGGAAATTGTTTGATTCTACAATTGCTGATGAAGGAACATGGACTTTGG AGTCTGAATATGCAGCTGACCCCTGGGTGCAAGACCAAATGCAGAGAAAACTTACATTAGAGCGATTCCAGAAAGAA AATCCTGGTTTTGACTTTAGTGGAGCAGAAATCTCAGGGAACTACACGAAGGGCGGACCAGATTTCTCTAACCTTGAGAAATGA